The following coding sequences are from one Novosphingobium sp. Gsoil 351 window:
- the lepA gene encoding translation elongation factor 4, with protein MIDRSLIRNFSIIAHIDHGKSTLADRLIQHTGGLTEREMSAQVLDNMDIERERGITIKAQTVRLSYPAADGKTYELNLMDTPGHVDFAYEVSRSLAACEGALLVVDAAQGVEAQTLANVYQSIEHDHEIVPVINKIDLPAAEPEKVRAEIEEIIGLDASQAVLTSAKSGIGIADVLEAIVTRIPPPKGDANAPLKAMLVDSWYDPYLGVVILVRVIDGTIRKGLNVRFMAGDTEHLIDRVGCFTPKRTDLPSLAAGEIGFITAQIKEVAQARVGDTITTVKGGAIEPLPGFKEVQPVVFCGLFPVDAADFEKLRESISRLRLNDASFTFETETSAALGFGFRCGFLGLLHLEIIQERLTREYDLDLITTAPSVVYRIQLRKSRTDDAQEILLHNPADYPDPSRIEQIDEPWIKAVIYTPDEYLGSILKLCQDRRGIQTDLTYVGGRAQVSYELPLNEVVFDFYDRLKSISRGYASFDYEQIGLREGDLVKMSILVNNEPVDALSMIVHRGVAEERGRHMCERLKDLIPRHLFKVPIQAAIGGKVIARETIQAMRKDVTAKCYGGDISRKKKLLDKQKKGKARMREYGNVSIPQEAFIAALRMGEE; from the coding sequence ATGATCGACCGTTCCCTCATTCGCAACTTTAGCATCATTGCCCATATCGACCATGGCAAGAGCACCTTGGCCGATCGCCTGATCCAGCACACCGGCGGGCTGACCGAGCGCGAGATGAGCGCACAAGTGCTTGATAACATGGACATCGAGCGCGAGCGCGGAATCACGATCAAGGCTCAGACGGTGCGGCTGAGCTATCCGGCGGCGGATGGGAAGACGTACGAACTGAACTTGATGGATACGCCGGGTCATGTGGACTTTGCGTATGAAGTCAGCCGCTCCCTCGCCGCCTGCGAAGGCGCGCTCCTCGTCGTCGACGCCGCGCAAGGGGTCGAGGCCCAGACGCTCGCCAACGTCTACCAGTCAATCGAGCACGACCACGAGATCGTGCCCGTCATCAACAAGATCGACCTCCCTGCCGCCGAGCCCGAGAAAGTCCGCGCCGAGATCGAGGAGATCATCGGCCTCGACGCCAGCCAGGCCGTCCTCACCAGCGCCAAGTCGGGCATCGGCATCGCCGACGTGCTCGAGGCGATCGTCACCCGCATCCCGCCGCCCAAGGGCGACGCCAACGCCCCGCTCAAGGCGATGCTGGTCGATAGCTGGTACGACCCCTACCTCGGCGTCGTCATCCTCGTCCGGGTGATCGACGGCACCATCCGCAAGGGCCTGAACGTCCGCTTCATGGCCGGCGACACCGAGCACCTGATCGACCGCGTCGGCTGCTTCACCCCCAAGCGCACCGACCTGCCCAGCCTCGCCGCGGGCGAGATCGGCTTCATCACCGCGCAGATCAAGGAAGTCGCCCAGGCCCGCGTCGGCGACACCATCACCACGGTGAAAGGCGGCGCCATCGAGCCGCTCCCCGGCTTCAAGGAAGTCCAGCCGGTGGTGTTCTGCGGGCTGTTCCCGGTCGACGCCGCGGATTTCGAGAAGCTGCGCGAAAGCATCAGCCGCCTGCGCCTCAACGACGCCAGCTTCACCTTCGAGACCGAGACCAGCGCCGCGCTCGGCTTCGGGTTTCGCTGCGGCTTCCTCGGCCTGCTCCACCTCGAGATCATCCAGGAACGCCTGACCCGCGAGTACGACCTCGACCTCATCACCACCGCCCCCAGCGTCGTCTACCGTATCCAGTTGCGCAAGAGTCGCACCGATGACGCCCAGGAAATCCTCCTCCACAACCCCGCCGACTACCCCGATCCCAGCCGGATCGAGCAGATCGACGAGCCGTGGATCAAGGCGGTGATCTACACGCCCGACGAATACCTCGGCAGCATCCTCAAGCTGTGCCAGGACCGCCGCGGGATCCAGACTGACCTGACCTACGTCGGCGGCCGCGCCCAGGTCAGCTACGAGCTGCCCTTGAACGAGGTGGTGTTCGATTTCTACGACCGCCTGAAGAGCATCAGCCGCGGTTACGCCAGCTTCGATTACGAGCAGATCGGGCTGCGCGAAGGCGATCTCGTCAAGATGAGCATCCTCGTCAACAACGAGCCGGTCGACGCGCTGAGCATGATCGTCCACCGCGGCGTCGCCGAGGAACGCGGCCGCCACATGTGCGAGCGCCTGAAAGACCTGATCCCCCGCCACCTGTTCAAGGTGCCGATCCAGGCCGCGATCGGCGGCAAGGTGATCGCCCGCGAGACGATCCAGGCGATGCGCAAGGACGTGACCGCCAAGTGTTATGGGGGCGACATCAGCCGCAAGAAGAAGCTGCTCGACAAGCAGAAGAAGGGCAAGGCCCGGATGCGGGAATACGGCAATGTGAGCATCCCGCAGGAAGCGTTCATCGCGGCGTTGCGGATGGGGGAGGAGTGA
- the xrtV gene encoding exosortase V has translation MAMYAEIADPAPDWADNRPRKDGAVDATAVSAPDPILRRSLPVALLVLIAGALAIALPTMFFVARESWSTEQGAHGPIVLFTGLWLLTRLWPAAKKRAVLPRPLLVALALAVLLPLFLLARITHIVEFEGYLMYAVLLTALWSAIGSAAMRVLWFPLFYLAFIFPPPETLVAAATLPMKMELSRMAVWFLALFGYPIGGQGVSIYIGQYELLVAAACSGLNSIVALSAISLFYIYMRHRAEWPYAVVLVLFIVPVALLGNFVRVLILILLTYHAGEAAAQGFLHNFAGLVMFAAALLAIFAIDAALRPLWERLRASIHD, from the coding sequence ATGGCGATGTATGCAGAGATTGCCGACCCCGCACCGGACTGGGCCGACAATCGGCCACGCAAAGATGGTGCGGTCGACGCAACAGCAGTTTCGGCTCCGGACCCCATCCTGAGGCGCAGTCTGCCCGTCGCGCTGCTCGTGCTGATAGCCGGCGCGCTCGCCATAGCATTGCCGACGATGTTTTTCGTCGCACGCGAAAGCTGGAGCACTGAACAGGGCGCCCATGGACCGATCGTCTTGTTTACCGGTCTTTGGCTGCTGACCCGACTGTGGCCCGCCGCCAAGAAGCGCGCAGTTCTGCCTAGGCCGCTGCTTGTTGCCCTCGCACTGGCCGTCTTGCTGCCCCTCTTCCTACTCGCCCGGATCACCCACATCGTCGAGTTCGAAGGTTACCTGATGTATGCAGTGCTTCTGACCGCGCTGTGGAGCGCGATCGGAAGCGCCGCGATGCGCGTGCTATGGTTTCCCTTGTTCTATTTGGCTTTTATCTTCCCCCCGCCTGAGACGCTGGTCGCAGCCGCAACGCTGCCGATGAAGATGGAGTTATCGCGAATGGCGGTGTGGTTCCTCGCACTCTTCGGATATCCGATCGGCGGTCAGGGAGTATCGATATACATCGGACAATACGAACTCTTGGTTGCGGCTGCTTGCTCGGGCCTCAACTCGATCGTCGCCCTGTCCGCCATATCGCTGTTTTACATCTACATGCGCCATAGGGCCGAGTGGCCATACGCCGTGGTCCTCGTGTTGTTCATCGTGCCGGTCGCGCTGTTGGGTAATTTCGTGCGTGTATTGATCCTGATCCTACTGACGTATCACGCGGGCGAAGCGGCCGCTCAGGGATTTTTGCATAACTTTGCCGGCCTTGTCATGTTCGCCGCGGCGCTCCTGGCGATCTTCGCTATCGATGCTGCGCTAAGACCCCTGTGGGAGCGATTGCGGGCCTCCATACATGACTGA
- a CDS encoding LysR family transcriptional regulator, whose translation MVVAAPKKSQGNQTPQPRLPALLHLCALESLHRTGSSRDAAIDQAVTVACVSQRLKALERELGQVLVIRSKTDARRFAFTREGRDLAVFLHGWLQELYQNIPEGAHIARRTRRVRTRGSAADL comes from the coding sequence GTGGTCGTAGCAGCCCCGAAGAAAAGCCAAGGAAATCAGACTCCCCAGCCTCGGCTCCCCGCGCTCCTGCATCTGTGCGCGTTGGAAAGTTTGCATCGGACCGGGAGTTCCCGCGACGCAGCGATTGACCAAGCTGTTACGGTCGCTTGCGTCTCGCAAAGGTTGAAGGCTCTCGAGAGGGAGCTAGGTCAGGTCCTGGTCATTCGTTCCAAAACAGATGCGCGCCGGTTCGCGTTTACGAGGGAAGGGCGGGATTTGGCGGTCTTTCTCCACGGATGGCTGCAGGAGCTATACCAGAATATTCCGGAAGGAGCCCACATTGCTCGTCGCACCCGTAGGGTCCGAACTCGGGGCTCTGCGGCCGACTTGTAA
- a CDS encoding bifunctional diguanylate cyclase/phosphodiesterase, which yields MSSGHSALTRLKQAIPRSRASRPVEVAGQTGAPLALYRNYEDAKLGWFWATDAQGLLTYVSPQIAEDLAAEVGDLIGKPFAAIFALDKDPERASQRTLPFLLGTHTSFVELAASIAGSSNGRWWALSGLPQTDDQGEFAGYHGHGRDITATLLNQRDASQLAMYDSLTGLANRHHMAGRLATTLTAYQVAKRSCALMMLDLDRFKHVNDTLGHQAGDELLKQVARRLRRVVDETCEIGRLGGDEFQIVLPDVDDRGALGELGHKIITMLTQPYSIDGSRCVIGASVGIAIAPYDGLDSEELVRNADLALYAAKGAGRGQYRFYSSDLHSVAEERRQLEEDMRDALAKGQMRLAYQPIVALGENRITGFEALLRWEHPERGSISPALFIPIAEDAGLIGALGEWALRQACLEAAAWEGTARVAVNVSPIQFAHIGLPALVSSALANSQLAPERLELEITESVFLGEGADTQAMFDALKRLGVRLALDDFGTGYSSLGYLQKAPFDKIKIDQSFVRSATEPGNRNAAIITAIVSLATALDMETTAEGIEARDTLDLMHSLGVSHGQGFIFSRAIDHDRIVEMLRAGQLELAPDGPSTHRSDRKTLFRKVGLIHEDHRYDVTMRNLSKTGAMVEGLIDIPLGTRFVVDFGEGQLAIAEVRRSNGQRQGLEFDVPLISDGADGLCTRHRVSPYMLAAAGMPLAALPPGNYPLVGLGENRAFSLPRFAQADAPGESRRVA from the coding sequence ATGTCCAGCGGTCACTCCGCCCTTACGCGCCTCAAGCAAGCCATCCCGCGATCGCGCGCCTCGCGTCCGGTCGAGGTTGCGGGGCAGACGGGCGCTCCGCTCGCACTCTACCGCAACTACGAAGACGCGAAGCTTGGCTGGTTCTGGGCGACTGATGCCCAAGGGCTCCTCACATATGTCTCGCCGCAAATTGCGGAGGACTTGGCGGCCGAGGTCGGCGATCTGATCGGCAAGCCCTTCGCCGCCATCTTCGCCCTCGATAAGGACCCGGAACGTGCCAGCCAAAGGACGTTGCCGTTCCTGCTGGGGACGCACACGAGTTTCGTCGAGCTGGCGGCGAGCATCGCCGGCAGTTCCAATGGGCGCTGGTGGGCCCTGTCGGGTCTCCCGCAAACCGATGACCAGGGCGAGTTCGCCGGCTATCACGGCCATGGTCGCGATATCACCGCTACGCTGCTCAACCAGCGCGATGCATCGCAACTGGCAATGTACGATTCGCTTACCGGGCTGGCCAATCGCCATCACATGGCCGGACGCCTGGCGACCACGCTGACCGCGTATCAGGTCGCCAAGCGCAGCTGCGCGCTGATGATGCTCGATCTGGATCGGTTCAAGCACGTCAACGACACGCTCGGTCACCAGGCCGGCGACGAGCTGCTCAAGCAGGTCGCGCGCCGCCTGCGCCGGGTCGTCGACGAAACTTGCGAGATCGGCCGCTTGGGCGGAGACGAGTTCCAGATTGTCTTGCCCGATGTCGACGATCGCGGCGCGTTGGGCGAGCTCGGCCACAAGATCATCACGATGCTGACGCAGCCTTATTCGATCGACGGGTCGCGCTGCGTGATCGGCGCATCGGTAGGCATCGCCATCGCGCCCTACGACGGGCTCGACAGCGAGGAACTGGTCCGCAATGCAGACCTCGCGCTGTACGCGGCGAAGGGCGCGGGCCGGGGCCAATACCGCTTCTATTCCAGCGATCTGCACTCGGTCGCCGAAGAGCGCCGTCAACTCGAGGAGGACATGCGCGATGCGCTGGCCAAGGGGCAGATGCGCCTGGCGTACCAGCCGATCGTCGCGCTTGGCGAAAACCGCATAACCGGGTTCGAAGCCCTGTTGCGCTGGGAGCATCCCGAGCGTGGCAGCATTTCGCCCGCGCTGTTCATCCCGATCGCGGAAGATGCGGGTCTGATCGGTGCGCTTGGCGAATGGGCCTTGCGCCAGGCCTGCCTCGAAGCGGCCGCCTGGGAGGGCACTGCCCGCGTCGCGGTCAACGTCTCGCCGATCCAGTTTGCGCACATCGGGTTGCCCGCGCTCGTCTCCTCGGCGCTCGCCAACTCGCAGTTGGCGCCCGAACGGCTCGAACTGGAAATCACCGAAAGCGTCTTCCTCGGGGAAGGGGCGGATACCCAGGCAATGTTCGATGCGCTCAAACGCCTTGGCGTGCGGCTGGCGCTCGACGACTTCGGAACCGGCTACTCCTCGCTCGGCTATCTGCAAAAGGCGCCGTTCGACAAGATCAAGATCGACCAGAGCTTCGTGCGCAGCGCGACCGAGCCAGGCAATCGCAACGCGGCGATCATCACCGCGATCGTCAGCCTGGCTACTGCGCTCGACATGGAGACCACCGCCGAGGGGATCGAGGCGCGCGATACGCTGGATCTTATGCATTCGCTGGGGGTCAGCCACGGCCAGGGGTTCATCTTCAGCCGGGCGATCGATCACGACCGAATCGTGGAAATGCTTCGCGCCGGCCAGCTCGAGCTGGCTCCCGACGGACCATCGACGCATCGCTCGGATCGCAAGACCCTGTTTCGCAAGGTCGGGTTGATCCACGAGGATCATCGCTATGACGTGACGATGCGCAACCTGTCGAAGACCGGGGCGATGGTCGAGGGTCTGATCGACATACCGCTGGGAACGCGCTTCGTGGTCGATTTTGGCGAAGGCCAACTGGCGATCGCCGAAGTGCGCCGCTCCAACGGGCAGCGCCAGGGTCTGGAATTCGACGTGCCGCTCATCAGCGACGGCGCCGATGGGCTGTGCACCCGCCATCGCGTTTCGCCCTACATGCTCGCCGCCGCGGGCATGCCGCTGGCCGCGCTGCCGCCGGGCAACTACCCGCTGGTCGGGCTGGGCGAGAACCGCGCGTTCAGCCTGCCTCGCTTCGCCCAGGCCGATGCCCCGGGGGAAAGCCGCCGGGTCGCCTGA
- a CDS encoding PEP-CTERM sorting domain-containing protein translates to MESPHHPSRTVGSLTQAFARKNGLAVGILVALLFIGVTLNLIPSLRAGAVPVGQYAAKDVEDILTARSPGERSSGAILNKIKKAIGLIAVEDSPRSPVTNPKVVTRSRLIRHPSGPVDSEHEVIPPDISALLGPLAGLEETADAPKLGPLSAPSAFPMILIGDAGGMGGSSGGGQGSGGGLPTDEAPPVITPDTPPMTGPTPGPSSPVPEPSTWMIMIAGLSLTAAVLRRRRRIAALAV, encoded by the coding sequence GTGGAATCGCCGCACCATCCAAGCCGAACCGTGGGCTCCCTAACTCAAGCGTTTGCGCGCAAGAACGGCTTGGCGGTGGGGATCCTGGTTGCCCTCCTTTTCATAGGCGTCACGCTCAACCTGATACCCTCGCTGCGCGCCGGGGCGGTGCCAGTCGGACAGTATGCCGCTAAAGATGTCGAAGACATCTTGACCGCGCGCTCACCGGGCGAAAGGTCGTCCGGAGCCATTTTGAACAAGATCAAAAAGGCTATCGGTTTGATTGCTGTGGAAGACTCGCCCAGAAGTCCGGTAACTAACCCTAAAGTGGTAACGCGAAGTCGTCTAATTCGACACCCGTCAGGTCCGGTCGATTCCGAGCACGAGGTGATTCCCCCCGACATTTCCGCCCTGCTTGGGCCGTTGGCCGGCTTGGAAGAAACAGCCGACGCTCCGAAACTTGGGCCGCTCTCGGCTCCGTCGGCCTTCCCTATGATACTCATCGGCGATGCGGGTGGGATGGGCGGCTCATCCGGTGGGGGACAAGGTAGTGGTGGCGGCCTTCCGACCGATGAGGCGCCGCCCGTCATTACACCAGACACGCCCCCAATGACTGGCCCGACCCCGGGTCCCTCCTCTCCGGTTCCCGAACCCTCGACTTGGATGATCATGATCGCGGGTCTATCGCTAACCGCCGCGGTACTGCGCCGGCGGCGCCGCATCGCGGCTCTTGCAGTCTGA
- a CDS encoding cell wall hydrolase — translation MKDLSNQGPQLRVKTGKRAMLRPWPWLLLMAAVAAAVLGIAAWYAAIVEPPRGVQGIVHSVPVPEPPVNRNKPLTPEQALAANAALPPSTEPVEPAPAFAIPKTAAGELSRESALDCLTAAVYFEAASETLEGQRAVAQVVLNRVRHPAFPKSVCGVVYQGSERRTGCQFTFTCDGSLARRPSPRAWQLATAVAAAALGGSVERSVGMATHYHTVWVVPYWADSLSKIGVVGAHIFYRWRGFWGRRTAFTGHYVGEDQTIEEIPAPLASDGQATGLPDQIGSAVAPLPRLLADQHSGQLTLPSEAAQKAPLAADGDHGGLIADDARGVLTSEEHSLRAKP, via the coding sequence ATGAAAGATCTGAGCAACCAGGGGCCGCAATTGCGAGTCAAAACGGGCAAAAGGGCGATGTTGCGGCCTTGGCCGTGGCTCCTGTTGATGGCCGCCGTGGCGGCGGCCGTGCTGGGGATAGCGGCGTGGTATGCCGCCATCGTTGAGCCGCCGCGCGGAGTGCAGGGCATCGTTCATTCCGTGCCAGTCCCTGAGCCGCCGGTAAATCGAAACAAGCCACTGACCCCTGAGCAGGCGCTTGCGGCCAACGCGGCTCTCCCGCCGTCGACAGAGCCCGTCGAGCCCGCTCCAGCGTTTGCGATTCCCAAAACGGCAGCGGGCGAGCTATCGCGCGAGTCAGCCCTCGATTGCCTGACCGCGGCAGTCTATTTCGAAGCGGCAAGCGAAACGCTTGAGGGCCAGCGAGCGGTAGCGCAGGTAGTGCTTAACCGGGTCCGGCATCCTGCTTTTCCCAAAAGCGTATGTGGCGTGGTCTACCAGGGCTCTGAACGGAGAACCGGCTGCCAGTTTACCTTCACTTGCGATGGTAGCCTGGCCCGGCGGCCATCCCCGCGTGCATGGCAACTCGCAACGGCAGTGGCTGCGGCCGCCCTGGGCGGATCAGTTGAACGCTCAGTAGGAATGGCGACACACTACCATACCGTATGGGTTGTGCCATATTGGGCCGATTCGCTGTCCAAGATCGGCGTTGTTGGCGCGCATATCTTTTACCGATGGCGGGGTTTTTGGGGTCGCCGAACGGCCTTCACGGGGCATTATGTTGGCGAAGACCAGACGATAGAGGAAATTCCGGCGCCCTTGGCGTCTGACGGCCAGGCCACGGGATTGCCAGATCAGATCGGCAGCGCAGTGGCACCGCTTCCGCGTCTTCTTGCTGACCAGCATTCTGGACAGCTGACCTTACCGAGCGAAGCGGCACAGAAGGCTCCCCTCGCTGCCGACGGCGACCATGGGGGGCTTATCGCCGATGATGCGCGGGGCGTGTTAACCAGCGAGGAGCATTCGCTCAGGGCCAAACCTTAA
- a CDS encoding L,D-transpeptidase family protein, with amino-acid sequence MPSPLKYGQFAWNDVGVPKGHAWIRIDLSAQTLSVFRGKHEIGTAVILYGADSHLTPTGRFPILAKFANHRSSLYDAAMPFTLQLTGDGVAIHGSDVRSNAATHGCIGIPEAFARRLFTAVSRGDLVYIIPEVRR; translated from the coding sequence GTGCCGTCGCCGCTCAAATACGGTCAGTTCGCCTGGAACGACGTCGGTGTGCCGAAAGGCCACGCGTGGATCCGCATCGACTTAAGCGCCCAAACGCTGTCGGTTTTCCGCGGCAAGCATGAGATTGGCACTGCGGTAATTCTCTACGGCGCAGACAGTCATCTGACACCAACCGGGCGCTTCCCGATCCTCGCCAAATTCGCGAATCACCGCTCGAGCCTCTACGACGCAGCCATGCCTTTCACCCTCCAGTTGACTGGCGATGGCGTCGCCATTCATGGCAGTGATGTTCGCTCCAATGCGGCGACGCACGGCTGCATTGGCATACCCGAAGCGTTCGCGCGACGTCTTTTCACGGCAGTTTCCCGCGGAGATTTGGTATATATCATTCCGGAGGTAAGACGTTAG
- a CDS encoding cistern family PEP-CTERM protein, whose product MSRYLNNALVLSAVAATALVAAPANAAATINIPGSSVVLTAGGPGTTVNFNLQENGIQYANLASQLILNLVSESASQFVFGYTLNNLGTDSTARVTSFGFNVAPDATGQFLTGGTFTGAGSGSISNGFNVDICFRAGPTCAGGAGGGVGPNGSATGTFALNFSPALSNPLSITLDQFIDRYQSSALTPDTSGVGIPTSPVPEPAAWMLMIVGFAGVGFAMRKQRYSQTARVRFV is encoded by the coding sequence ATGTCACGGTATCTCAATAACGCACTAGTGCTGAGCGCCGTGGCGGCCACCGCGCTCGTCGCAGCGCCAGCCAATGCTGCGGCAACGATCAACATACCCGGATCTTCGGTGGTCCTCACCGCAGGTGGCCCGGGCACGACGGTCAACTTCAACCTGCAGGAAAACGGCATCCAATATGCTAATCTGGCCAGCCAGTTGATCCTGAATCTCGTCAGCGAGAGTGCTTCGCAATTTGTGTTTGGCTATACGCTGAACAACCTTGGCACCGACTCCACCGCACGGGTCACGTCTTTCGGCTTTAATGTTGCACCGGACGCCACCGGGCAGTTTTTGACCGGAGGCACGTTCACCGGCGCTGGCAGCGGTTCGATCTCCAATGGCTTTAACGTAGACATCTGCTTCCGGGCTGGGCCAACTTGTGCTGGCGGTGCTGGCGGAGGTGTTGGGCCGAATGGATCCGCGACTGGCACATTCGCATTGAATTTCAGCCCCGCCCTGTCCAACCCCCTAAGCATCACTCTCGACCAATTTATCGATCGCTATCAGTCCTCTGCTCTCACCCCAGACACGTCGGGCGTCGGTATCCCGACCTCGCCGGTGCCCGAACCGGCAGCATGGATGCTCATGATTGTCGGATTTGCCGGCGTCGGTTTCGCCATGCGCAAGCAGCGTTACTCCCAAACGGCGCGCGTCCGCTTCGTTTGA